A window of the Emys orbicularis isolate rEmyOrb1 chromosome 1, rEmyOrb1.hap1, whole genome shotgun sequence genome harbors these coding sequences:
- the NTF3 gene encoding neurotrophin-3, whose amino-acid sequence MSILFYVIFLAYLRGIQSTNMDQRSLPEDSINSLIIKLIQADILKNKLSKQMVDIKENYQNTMQKTEAQQDVDGVENVKSDFQPVISMDAELLRQQKRYNSPRVLLSDNTPLEPPPLYLMEDYIGNSVVVNRTSRRKRYAEHKSHRGEYSVCDSESLWVTDKSSAIDIRGHQVTVLGEIKTGNSPVKQYFYETRCKAAKPVKNGCRGIDDKHWNSQCKTSQTYVRALTSENNKLVGWRWIRIDTSCVCALSRKIGRT is encoded by the coding sequence ATGTCCATCTTGTTTTATGTGATATTTCTTGCTTATCTTCGTGGCATCCAATCTACCAACATGGATCAAAGGAGTTTGCCAGAAGATTCAATAAATTCTCTCATTATTAAACTCATTCAGGCAGACATTTTGAAAAACAAGCTCTCCAAGCAGATGGTGGATATTAAGGAAAACTATCAAAACACAATGCAGAAAACAGAGGCTCAGCAGGACGTGGATGGAGTTGAAAATGTGAAATCAGACTTCCAGCCAGTTATCTCAATGGATGCAGAACTATTAAGGCAACAGAAACGCTACAATTCTCCCCGGGTCCTCTTGAGTGACAATACCCCATTGGAACCTCCACCTTTGTATCTTATGGAAGATTATATTGGAAATTCTGTAGTGGTGAACAGAACCTCCAGGAGGAAAAGGTATGCAGAACATAAGAGCCATCGAGGGGAATATTCTGTATGTGACAGTGAAAGTTTATGGGTCACGGACAAATCATCCGCTATTGACATTAGAGGACACCAGGTAACTGTGCTAGGAGAAATTAAAACAGGCAACTCTCCCGTcaaacaatatttttatgaaaCAAGGTGTAAAGCAGCCAAACCGGTAAAAAATGGCTGCCGTGGCATTGATGATAAACACTGGAACTCCCAGTGCAAAACATCCCAAACGTATGTAAGAGCACTGACTTCGGAAAACAATAAACTCGTAGGCTGGCGATGGATAAGAATAGACACATCCTGCGTGTGCGCGTTGTCGAGAAAAATAGGAAGAACATAA